The Deinococcota bacterium genome includes a window with the following:
- a CDS encoding MFS transporter → AVLLFIAGVIVWLGVQETFTPKTREERKGFVLEWRQVLATPGVGITFTVRFAAWLGRLMLVPILPLFIAALLVGSERVGTLTGLTIGLAGAAGTLSAIYLGRLGDTVGHKRILAGCTLAAALCYLPQAFVASVWQLLALQALAGAAVGGILPSLSALLNHYTRPGEAGAVFGLDNSVVAGARAVAPLLGASAALLFGLRSTFAFASAMFFLTTLLILWKLPDLRAKPADKVTKATGD, encoded by the coding sequence CCGCCGTCTTGCTCTTCATCGCCGGGGTGATCGTCTGGCTGGGAGTCCAGGAGACCTTCACGCCCAAGACCCGAGAGGAGCGAAAGGGCTTTGTGCTCGAGTGGCGGCAGGTGCTCGCCACGCCCGGTGTGGGCATCACCTTCACCGTCCGCTTCGCGGCCTGGCTGGGCCGGCTCATGCTCGTGCCGATCCTCCCGCTCTTTATCGCGGCGCTGTTGGTGGGTTCGGAGCGGGTGGGCACCCTCACCGGGCTCACCATCGGCCTAGCGGGCGCCGCCGGCACCCTGAGCGCTATCTACCTTGGCCGCCTCGGCGACACCGTAGGCCACAAGCGCATCCTCGCGGGCTGCACCCTGGCCGCGGCGCTCTGTTACCTGCCGCAGGCCTTTGTCGCCAGCGTCTGGCAACTGCTCGCCCTCCAGGCGCTGGCCGGGGCGGCCGTCGGCGGCATCCTGCCGTCTTTGAGCGCGCTCTTAAACCACTACACCAGGCCCGGCGAGGCGGGCGCCGTCTTCGGCCTCGACAACTCGGTGGTGGCCGGCGCCAGAGCCGTAGCGCCGCTGTTGGGCGCGAGCGCGGCCTTGCTCTTCGGCTTGCGCAGCACCTTCGCCTTCGCTAGCGCCATGTTTTTCCTGACCACCCTGCTCATCCTCTGGAAGCTGCCGGACCTGAGAGCCAAGCCGGCGGACAAGGTCACCAAGGCGACCGGCGACTAG
- a CDS encoding serine hydrolase, whose protein sequence is MNIKGLESFIFDKMTESRLPGLSLALVEGGEVVYSRGFGQRDLERGLPATPETLYSVGSVTKSVTALAVLQLAERGLLDLQDPVARFLPFEIKPLGETVRLEHLLTHSLGIPALAYSEAVIRHAHGSGGRALPLAGPEDILTFMAEAESWVETAPGQGWFYSNEGYAMLGAVIQKVSGRPYGAYIRDEILLPLGMTRSLFARDEVERDADVAVPYLLPQDGRPEPGRYLYRTIRSEGGLISNVLDLSHYLTMFLEGGKGVVAAASLEAMTTPRLPMPYRTAPDLFGETAAPRAALHYGYGLHIDPDFYGETLIGHGGSVLVATAHLAFMPRRGLGVALLANGSGYPLAQMAEVALAMMLGEEPGELPFMQVERALEPLTGHYRTYKGTLQATVRRRGDFLELELHDRAQPQTVILVPEELDESAPSFVTFAGGRRLAVAFRRRENGVELVFERYKLRRS, encoded by the coding sequence ATGAACATCAAAGGGCTCGAGAGCTTCATCTTCGACAAGATGACCGAAAGCCGCCTGCCCGGCCTCAGCCTGGCCCTGGTCGAGGGCGGCGAAGTCGTCTATAGCCGGGGCTTCGGCCAGCGCGACCTCGAGCGGGGGCTGCCCGCCACGCCGGAGACGCTCTACAGCGTCGGCAGCGTGACCAAGTCGGTGACCGCCTTGGCGGTCTTGCAACTGGCCGAGCGCGGCCTGCTCGACCTCCAGGATCCGGTCGCGCGCTTTTTGCCCTTCGAGATAAAGCCGCTGGGGGAGACGGTCAGGCTCGAGCACCTCTTGACCCACAGCCTGGGCATCCCGGCGCTGGCCTACTCCGAGGCGGTCATCCGCCACGCCCACGGCAGCGGTGGCCGGGCCCTGCCGCTGGCCGGCCCCGAGGACATCCTCACCTTTATGGCGGAGGCCGAGAGTTGGGTGGAGACGGCGCCGGGCCAAGGCTGGTTCTACTCGAACGAAGGCTACGCCATGCTGGGCGCCGTCATTCAAAAGGTCTCCGGCCGGCCCTACGGCGCCTACATCAGAGACGAGATCCTCTTGCCGCTCGGCATGACGCGCAGCCTCTTCGCACGTGACGAGGTCGAGAGGGACGCGGACGTGGCCGTGCCCTACCTCCTGCCCCAGGATGGCCGGCCCGAGCCGGGGCGCTACCTCTACCGGACGATCCGCAGCGAAGGCGGCCTCATCTCCAACGTGCTGGACTTGAGCCACTACCTGACGATGTTTCTGGAGGGCGGCAAGGGCGTCGTGGCGGCGGCCTCGCTCGAGGCGATGACGACACCCCGGCTGCCCATGCCCTACCGCACCGCCCCCGACCTCTTCGGCGAGACGGCCGCGCCCAGAGCCGCACTTCACTACGGCTACGGTTTGCACATAGACCCCGACTTCTATGGCGAGACGCTCATCGGCCACGGCGGCAGCGTCCTGGTGGCGACGGCTCACCTGGCCTTCATGCCGCGGAGGGGGCTGGGCGTGGCGCTCTTGGCGAACGGCAGCGGCTATCCGCTCGCCCAGATGGCCGAGGTAGCCCTGGCCATGATGCTGGGCGAGGAGCCCGGCGAGCTCCCCTTCATGCAAGTGGAGCGCGCGCTCGAGCCTCTCACCGGCCACTACCGGACCTACAAGGGCACGCTCCAGGCGACGGTGAGGCGGCGGGGGGACTTTCTCGAGCTCGAGCTCCACGACCGCGCCCAGCCGCAGACCGTCATCCTGGTCCCCGAGGAGCTGGACGAGTCGGCGCCCAGCTTCGTCACCTTTGCCGGTGGCCGTCGCCTGGCGGTCGCTTTTCGCCGTCGGGAGAACGGCGTCGAGCTCGTCTTTGAACGTTACAAGCTGCGGCGCAGCTAG